A region from the Fusarium graminearum PH-1 chromosome 4, whole genome shotgun sequence genome encodes:
- a CDS encoding tubulin beta chain yields the protein MREIVHLQTGQCGNQIGAAFWQTISGEHGLDSNGVYNGTSELQLERMSVYFNEASGNKYVPRAVLVDLEPGTMDAVRAGPFGQLFRPDNFVFGQSGAGNNWAKGHYTEGAELVDQVLDVVRREAEGCDCLQGFQITHSLGGGTGAGMGTLLISKIREEFPDRMMATFSVVPSPKVSDTVVEPYNATLSVHQLVENSDETFCIDNEALYDICMRTLKLSNPSYGDLNYLVSAVMSGVTTCLRFPGQLNSDLRKLAVNMVPFPRLHFFMVGFAPLTSRGAHSFRAVSVPELTQQMFDPKNMMAASDFRNGRYLTCSAIFRGRVAMKEVEDQMRNVQSKNSSYFVEWIPNNIQTALCAIPPRGLTMSSTFIGNSTSIQELFKRVGEQFTAMFRRKAFLHWYTGEGMDEMEFTEAESNMNDLVSEYQQYQDAGIDEEEEEYEEELPEGEE from the exons ATGCGCGAGATT GTTCACCTTCAGACCGGTCAGTGC GGTAACCAAATCGGTGCTGCTTTCTGGCAGACCATCTCTGGCGAGCACGGTCTCGACAGCAATGGTGTTTACAACGGCACCTCTGAGCTCCAGCTCGAGCGCATGAGCGTTTACTTCAACGAG GCCTCCGGTAACAAGTATGTTCCCCGTGCCGTCCTCGTCGATCTCGAGCCCGGTACCATGGACGCCGTCCGTGCTGGTCCCTTCGGACAGCTTTTCCGACCCGACAACTTCGTTTTCGGTCAATCCGGCGCCGGAAACAACTGGGCCAAGGGTCATTACACCGAGGGTGCTGAACTTGTCGACCAAGTTCTCGATGTCGTCCGCCGTGAGGCCGAGGGCTGTGACTGCCTCCAGGGTTTCCAAATCACCCACtctcttggtggtggtaccGGCGCCGGTATGGGTACCCTGTTGATCTCCAAGATCCGTGAGGAATTCCCCGACCGTATGATGGCAACTTTCTCCGTCGTTCCTTCCCCCAAGGTCTCCGACACCGTTGTCGAGCCCTACAACGCCACCCTCTCCGTCCATCAATTGGTCGAGAACTCCGACGAAACTTTTTGTATCGACAATGAGGCCCTCTACGACATTTGCATGCGCACCCTCAAGCTGTCCAACCCCTCTTACGGCGACCTGAACTACCTTGTCTCTGCCGTCATGTCCGGCGTCACTACCTGTCTCCGTTTCCCCGGTCAGCTGAACTCTGACCTCCGAAAGCTCGCCGTCAACATGGTGCCCTTCCCCCGTCTGCACTTCTTCATGGTCGGATTCGCTCCCTTGACCAGCCGTGGTGCTCACTCTTTCCGCGCTGTCAGCGTTCCTGAGCTCACCCAGCAGATGTTCGAccccaagaacatgatggcTGCCTCTGACTTCCGCAACGGTCGTTACCTGACCTGCTCTGCCATCTTCCGTGGCCGTGTCGCCAtgaaggaggttgaggacCAGATGCGCAACGTCCAGAGCAAGAACTCATCATACTTCGTCGAGTGGATTCCTAACAACATCCAGACCGCTCTCTGCGCTATTCCCCCTCGTGGACTTACTATGTCTTCCACTTTTATTGGAAACTCCACCTCTATCCAGGAGCTTTTCAAGCGTGTTGGCGAGCAGTTTACTGCTATGTTCCGACGCAAGGCTTTCTTGCATTGGTACACTGGTGAGGgtatggatgagatggagttCACTGAGGCCGAGTCCAACATGAACGATCTTGTCTCTGAATACCAGCAGTACCAGGATGCTGGaattgacgaggaagaagaggagtaCGAGGAGGAGCTGCCTGAGGGCGAGGAGTAA